The Achromobacter pestifer genome includes a region encoding these proteins:
- the gspD gene encoding type II secretion system secretin GspD, with amino-acid sequence MRHIAQFSLAVLLAASQLGPASRTAHAQQTDNRVSLNFVDTDIPAVLRALSLFTQRNFLVDPRVKGKLTLVSDRPVDSAQALSMLTGALRMQGFAIVEVDGVTRVVPEADGKLQGSVVAGNGRPAQAVGGAQAGAAGRGPVPVSAFAKGSSGEMLTRVFPLKYENAANLVPVLRPMVPPNNPINAYPGNNTLVVTDYADNLERIAQVIARIDVPSSIDTDVVPVRSAIATDLAILASQLLDTQSSDPTQRIAVVADPRSNSVLVRSGSPARTRLARELIMKLDAQQNRAGNLHVVYMRNAQATRIAEVLGGLLTGQANSAPGATGGASGGAGAQGGARPQNAAAGMAAQAGQGMAGMSGSNKGGLSGEQERISREDNSTQAVSYSAGGATIQADPATNSLIISAPEPLYRSLREVIDQLDQRRAQVLVESLIVEVSEAKAAEFGIQWMTGAGNINSDGTSFIGGTNLGGSGITGKGPTTIDGIGSGLSLGVVKGTVDVLGNKVINLGVLARAMENTGEANILSTPNLLTLDNQSASILVGKTVPFVTGQYVTSGSNGSTNPFQTIEREDVGLKLNIRPQISEGGAVKLDIYQEVSSIDESRSNATTGIVTNKRAIDTSVLIDDGQIIVLGGLLEDNVTLSTNSVPLLGSLPVIGSLFRYDSRKRTKTNLMVFLRPYVVRDANRTAGVTMDRYDYMRRAQAAVQPGQHWALPDMQAPMLPPPGSAPTVSNNAYDLRPEHQAETLRRPAPVTAQSFAVRQYPGMEPAGDASGAIRVSRTLMHSVAVDPDKLL; translated from the coding sequence ATGCGTCATATTGCGCAATTCAGCCTTGCGGTACTACTAGCCGCAAGCCAGCTCGGACCCGCGTCCCGCACGGCCCATGCTCAACAGACCGACAATCGCGTCAGTCTGAATTTCGTCGACACCGACATCCCCGCCGTGCTGCGCGCGCTGTCGCTGTTTACGCAGCGCAACTTCCTGGTGGATCCGCGCGTCAAGGGCAAGCTCACGCTGGTGTCGGACCGTCCCGTGGACAGCGCGCAGGCCCTGTCGATGTTGACGGGCGCGCTGCGCATGCAGGGCTTTGCCATCGTCGAGGTCGACGGCGTGACGCGCGTGGTGCCGGAGGCCGACGGCAAGCTGCAAGGCAGCGTGGTGGCGGGCAATGGACGCCCGGCGCAAGCCGTGGGCGGGGCGCAGGCCGGCGCCGCGGGCCGCGGACCGGTGCCCGTGTCCGCGTTCGCCAAGGGCAGCAGCGGTGAAATGCTGACCCGCGTATTTCCGCTGAAGTACGAGAACGCCGCCAACCTGGTGCCGGTGCTGCGCCCCATGGTGCCGCCCAACAACCCGATCAACGCCTATCCCGGCAACAACACGCTGGTCGTCACCGACTACGCCGACAACCTGGAGCGGATCGCGCAGGTCATCGCGCGCATCGACGTGCCCAGTTCCATCGACACCGACGTGGTGCCAGTGCGTTCGGCCATCGCCACCGACCTCGCCATCCTGGCTTCGCAGCTGTTGGACACGCAAAGCAGCGATCCGACCCAGCGCATCGCCGTGGTGGCCGATCCGCGCAGCAACAGCGTGCTGGTGCGCTCCGGCAGCCCGGCGCGCACGCGGCTGGCGCGCGAGCTCATCATGAAGCTGGACGCGCAGCAGAACCGCGCCGGCAACCTGCACGTGGTCTACATGCGCAATGCGCAGGCCACGCGCATCGCCGAGGTGCTGGGCGGGTTGCTGACCGGGCAGGCGAATTCCGCGCCCGGCGCCACGGGCGGCGCCAGCGGCGGCGCGGGCGCGCAGGGCGGGGCGCGCCCGCAGAACGCCGCGGCGGGCATGGCAGCCCAGGCGGGGCAGGGCATGGCCGGTATGTCCGGTTCGAACAAGGGCGGGCTGTCGGGCGAGCAGGAACGCATCTCGCGGGAAGACAACAGCACGCAGGCCGTGTCGTATTCGGCGGGCGGCGCCACCATCCAGGCCGACCCGGCCACCAACTCGCTCATCATTTCCGCGCCCGAGCCGCTGTACCGCAGCCTGCGCGAAGTCATCGACCAGCTCGACCAGCGCCGCGCGCAGGTGCTGGTGGAAAGCCTGATCGTCGAAGTCAGCGAGGCCAAGGCGGCGGAGTTCGGCATCCAGTGGATGACGGGCGCCGGCAACATCAACAGCGACGGCACCAGCTTCATCGGCGGCACCAACCTGGGCGGCAGCGGCATCACCGGCAAGGGCCCGACCACCATCGACGGCATCGGCAGCGGCCTGAGCCTGGGGGTGGTCAAGGGCACCGTCGACGTGCTGGGCAACAAGGTGATCAACCTGGGCGTGCTGGCGCGCGCGATGGAGAACACCGGTGAAGCCAACATCCTGTCCACGCCCAATCTGCTGACGCTGGACAACCAGTCCGCCAGCATCCTGGTGGGCAAGACCGTGCCGTTCGTGACCGGGCAGTACGTGACCTCGGGCAGCAACGGCAGCACCAATCCGTTCCAGACCATCGAACGCGAGGACGTGGGCCTGAAGCTGAACATCCGGCCGCAGATTTCCGAGGGCGGCGCGGTCAAGCTGGACATCTACCAGGAAGTCAGCAGCATCGACGAAAGCCGCTCCAACGCCACCACCGGCATCGTGACCAACAAGCGCGCCATCGACACCAGTGTGCTGATCGATGACGGCCAGATCATCGTGCTGGGCGGCCTGCTGGAAGACAACGTCACGCTCTCCACCAACAGCGTGCCGCTTCTGGGATCCTTGCCCGTGATCGGCTCGCTGTTCCGCTACGACTCGCGCAAGCGCACCAAGACCAACCTGATGGTGTTCCTGCGCCCCTACGTGGTGCGCGACGCCAACCGCACGGCCGGCGTCACCATGGACCGCTACGACTACATGCGCCGCGCGCAGGCGGCCGTGCAGCCAGGCCAGCACTGGGCGCTGCCCGACATGCAGGCGCCGATGCTGCCGCCGCCGGGCTCCGCGCCCACGGTGTCGAACAACGCCTATGACCTGCGGCCGGAACACCAGGCCGAAACGCTGCGCCGGCCGGCGCCGGTCACGGCGCAGTCCTTCGCGGTGCGTCAGTATCCCGGCATGGAGCCTGCGGGCGATGCCTCGGGCGCCATCCGCGTGTCGCGCACGCTGATGCACAGCGTGGCGGTGGACCCCGATAAGCTGCTATGA